Within Pirellulales bacterium, the genomic segment CCGTGGCGAGCTTGCTCGTGGCATGGCTGGCGACGGCCAAGGGCAACTGCTCGGCCGGAATGCCGTGGCCGTTATCGACGATCCGCACCAGGTCCATGCCCCCCTGGGCGATCGAGACCTCGATGCGCGTCGCGCCGGCATCCAGCGAGTTTTCGACCAGCTCCTTGACGACGCTGGCCGGCCGCTCGACAACCTCGCCGGCGGCGATCTTGTTGATCACGCTTTGCGGCAATTGTCGAATCGTGGCCATGAGAGTCCGTTCACGGGTGGCATCGAAATGTGCGTGAGTATCCGGCAGCGCCTTTGCCTTTCGGCGCGCTACTTACAGATGGAATTCCTTGATCTTGCGGTAGAGCGTGCGCTCGCCGATCCCAAGCATCTCGGCGGCCTCCTCGCGATTGCCGCCGGTCAGCTTCAAGGTTTCGGCGATAAACAGCCGCTCGATCTCGGTAAGCGGCTTGCCGACCAGGCTGCCGAGATTATCGCCCGTCGCAGGGGTGGCTGACTCGGGCGCCGCTTCGTTGGCACCAGATAACTCGACGGGCAAGTCGTCGATATCGAGCACCCCGTCATAATCGACGACGACCATGCTCTCCACCACGTTGCGCAACTGCCGAACGTTGCCCGGCCAGTCGAAGGCCATCAGCCGGCGCCGGGCGGCGGTCGACATGCTCTTGATGGGTTTATCGTGCCGCTTGGCGAATTGCCGCATGAAATGTTCGATCAAGAGCGGAATATCCTGACTGCGCTCGACCAGCCGTGGCAGCACCACGGTTACGACCTTCAGCCGGTGGTACAGGTCGCTGCGGAAGGTGCCGGCCGTGATCTGCTTTTCCAGGTTGCGGTTCGTGGCCGACAGGATGCGCACATTGACCTTGATCCGCTCATTCGAGCCGACGCGCGTGATCTCGCCATTTTCCAGCACGCGCAGGAGCTTGATCTGCGTCGCCATCGGCATGTCGCCGACTTCGTCGAGAAACAAGGTGCCGCCGTTGGCGTATTCGAACTTGCCGACGCGGTCGGTCGATGCGTCGGTGAAGGCTCCGCGCACGTGGCCAAACAGTTCGCTCTCGAGGATATTCTCACTGAGAGCGGCGCAATTCAGTCCCACGAACTGCTTGTTCTTGCGCGGGCTGTTCTGGTGGATCGACTGCGCGACCAGCTCCTTGCCGGTGCCCGTCTCGCCCTGGATCAGCACCGTGGCATTCGTGGGCGCGATCCGCTTCAAAAGCTGGATCACGTCATTCATCTTCGGGCTGGAACCGATGACGCCCTCGAACCCATACTTTTCGTCCAGCCGGCGGTGCAAATCGGCGTTCGTGCGGCGCAGCCTGAGGTTGGCGGCCGCGTTTTCGGTCACGGCCCGCAATTGCCCCAAGTCCAAGGGCTTTAACAGATAGCTATAGGCCCCCTGTTGCATGGCCGATACGGCCGACGGCACGGTGCCATGCCCGGTGACCAGGATCACCTCGGCCTCGGGCTGGCTCTCCTTGGCTCGTTTGAGGATTTCCAGGCCATCGATATCGGTCATGACCAGGTCGGTAATGACGATGTCGAAGACGTTTTCTTCGAGCTCCGCAGCCCCGGCGGCGCCGCTGGTGGTCACGGTACACTCGTAGCCGACCCGCTCCAGGCTCTCGGCCATGGCCGCCGCGTGCGCAGCGTCGTTATCCACGATCAGCACGCGGATCGGGAGGGCGGAGGAGTCGGCAGTCTCGAGCGGCTTGGCCGTAACCATTTGCCCGATAATACAAAACTGCGGTCCGAGGGGCCACTGGCCGGGCACACCCGCGCCCTATTCCTTGCCCCCGATCTCCTGAACCCCCAAGCGCGGCGGCACGGGCAGCTCGATGGTGAACTGAGTGCCCCGGCCAGGTTCACTGTCGACCCGGATCTGCCCGCCATGCGCTTCGACGATTTTCTTGGCGATCGGCAGGCCCAGGCCTGAGCCACCCGACTTTGTCGTATAGAAGGCGTCGAAAATCTTCGAACGCGTCCGTTCATCCATGCCGCTGCCGGTGTCGATCAAGTGCAAAGCGACGCCGCGCGACGTGACCGCAGTGCTGATCACCAATTGCCCCCCCTTGGGCATCGCCTGCTGCGCGTTGAGCACCAGGTTCAAGAGGGCACTTTGAAATGTCTCGCGGTCCAACAGCACGCCTGGCAGATCGGTTTGCAAGTACGTGACCACCTCGATCTTGGCCTCGGACGCCTTGGGACGGAAGAAATCCAACAGCCGGCGCACTTCTTCGTTCAAGTCCGACGACTCCAGCCGCGGCTTGCGGACCCGGGCGAAGGCCAGAAAATCGTTGAGCAAATCCTGCAGCCGCTGGCACTCGCGCTGCACGACGCCGATCTTGGTCAAGGCGCGCCGGGCACGCGGTGAATCATCGCCGGCCAGGTCTTCGGCCAAGAGCTCAATATTCAGGCCGATCGTCGAAAGCGGGTTTTTGATCTCGTGCGCGAGCCCCCCGGCCAGCTGCGCAATTTCGGTGTACTGGTCGACCAGTTTTTGATTGACATCAGCGGCGGAAGTTTGGCTGGCACGGTTCATGCGCCGCCATTTTACGGGACGTTCCGCCAAGGGCCAGATGCGCCCTGTGCGGGTCTGTGTGGTGGCGCGACGCGCGCCAAGAAGCATTAACGCAAGACCATCAATGCTTATGCTCGTGCTTGTGCGGCTTCGACGGCTTGAAGTCCGGGCCCACGGGTAGCGGTAGGCCCAGCATGTCGCCGTTGGGCTTGAAGCCGCCGCCGTCGACGTCGACGAAGATCGGATTGGCCACGGCCGTGGGCATTTGCTTCGCCTGGTCCGGGCCGACCACGGGTCCGAGTTCTTTCCCTTCGCCCGCCGCGACGACGACCAGGTGGGCGTCCGCAGGCAGTTCGATCGGCAGTTCCTCGTCGAACACCACGGTCGCCTGGTGGAACTTGTCGGCATGGGTGCGGCGCGAGTAGTTCCACTTCGGATCGGCCACACCGTTGACGAATATCTGCACGCGGTTCACCTCCAGCCAGTTCGGGCATTGCACCCGCACGGCCAAAGTGAGCTTCCCGCCCGGGGCCTGTAGATCCTCACCAACCAGCGCGGTGTCGTTACCCTCCCCGGCTTTGGCATGCACCGTCAAAAACGGTCCGTTGGTCATCACGATGTTGCCGTGCTCGCAGGCGTGTACCAGGTTCATCACCGACGCCTCGGCCGGGACGTCGGTCGACGACTTGATGAAATTGCGCAACCCCCCCGAGCCGTGAAAGTTCCAATGTGCGTCGGTGTTGACCACGCCCGGCACACGATAGCCCAGATTTAACAGTTGCAGCCAGTGGAAAATCGTGTTCCCCTGCTCGCGCTCGTTAGGAACGCTCTCCGGCGGCGTAAAGATCGTGGGCAGTGGGTGCACTTCGATCACGTCCATGAAGCCGAACATCTTTTCGAAGCCGCCGTCGGGCGAGCCGTTCAAATCCTTGTCGAAGGCCATCTGTACGATGTTCGGGTGATTCACCTGTACCAGCTTGTCGGAGTTGTTTTCCCACATCGCCAGCCGCTCGATCTGCACCACCGGGTCGACATCCGAAAGCGGCGCGCCGTTGTCCTGCGTGCGTGGATGCGGTGTCAGCGGGAAGGCGTTCTGATGATTCAGCGGCAACGGTCGGCCGGTCATCTCCATGCCAGGGCAGGTCAGCATGCGCTTCACGGCGTCGAAGGCTTTCAGGTGCGGATCGTAGACCGTGATCCGGTTGTGCTCGGTGCATGGCGCGAACTCGACGTGCTCAGCCAGTAGATTCAGCACGCGACCCGCCTGGCTGGCGGTATTGTCGCCGGACGGCGTCGAGTGACTGTGGAAATCGGCGCTCAGCCAGCCGGTGGTGTCGACCGAACGTTTGAGCTGTGCTGCCAGCGGCGTGACTTTTCCGCCCGCGACCTTGATCGTCGTGAAAACGGCGTCGTATTCCGGGCCATAGCTGACGATCACGTCGTACTCGCCCGGCGCAAGCGGCACGCGGAACTTGCCGTTTTCGGTGTAATAGACGTTCCGCACGCCGTGTACGGCGCTATCGGGGCCGAATTTGGGACTCTTTGTGTCGCCGCGGCCGGAGAATTGCACCTTGCAAGCCGTGATGCCGCCGTCGGGGCTCGTGATCTTGGCGTCGACGTACCCGGGGGGCGGCAGCTCGACGGTTTGCGAGGCATTTCTTTCCGCATATATCGTGACCGCCTTCGAGCCCTGCCCTAGCGCGCTGACTTGCGCCTGATATTCGCCGGCGGGCAAACGGACGGCGAGGCGGCCCTTGTCGCTGGTCCGGCCATGGGCCAGCCGCTCGCCGGTCGAGTTCTTGATCTCCACGTCGGCATCGACCACGACGCCGTCGGGATCCTTCACAGCCAGGTCAACGGTCACGAGCGGCTGCTTGTGCAACTCCCGGGCCAGCGCCAGGACCTCGATCAAGTTAGCGGCCGGGAAAAGATGACGCACGACTTCGCGTGTCTCGCCCGGCGCTAGCTTCGCCGCGGCGTCCTTGGACTTGATACTTAAGACCGGCTTATCGCCGCGCTTGATGGCGTCAGGCGAGAAAGTCGACTTCGGTTCCAGCAACATCGCACCGTAACCTTGCCGCCAGTAAGGATCGTAAGCCCAGAAGAGGCCCAGGTCGTCGGCGGTGCCGAATTCGAACTCGCCGTCGGCGCGAATGGCGTCGGCCAGGTTCAGCTCCAGCGGTTCGGCCGAAACGTTCTTGATGCGCGTGATAATCTTCAGGCTGTGGGCATCGTCAGCAAGCGCGTAAATGACTTCAGCCGTCGAGCGTTTGTCTTCAGAGGTGCCGCGGAACGTGAGCGTCTTTTCCGCGCCGCTGCCGCCCGCCTTTTCGGCATCATCGGGCCCCGTGAGAGCGTATTGCCCGTTGAGCGGATAATAGGCGCTCAATTGATCGGACTGTCGCGAGCGCTCGGTGAGGTCAATGACACAACCGCCGACGTTGCGCACGGTCATGTTGGCATTGCGCTTGGGCAAGGCTTCGGCGATCACGGCCACGATCTGCTTGTTGCGCAGCACCCAATCTCCGTAGATGCAATCGACTTCCTTCCCTTGCGGCACCGCGTCGTCCCAGCTCTTTTCCGTAAGCTGGATGACGTCCGCAGCCGAAGCGTCGCGTGTCCCGACCATGAAGCCCACGATCAGGAGTGCGATTGGGAGTCGATACAAATTGAGGGACGGGTACAGGTGCCGCATGGTGCAGATCCTCAGGAGGGCGTTAATCGATTATTCCCAGACGCGGGCCATGATAGCGGATGTTTGTGAGGGATGTGTGAAGCTACGCAGACGCTTCTTTCAACGACTTAGCCGCCGGCCTCGCCCGGCGCTCCTTCTGGCCCGGCGCCTCGCCGTGAAAACTCTGGGCGGCGATCGATCGTTCTCACGAACGACGCCACTCGCGACTACCTCTTGAACACCTTCGGCGAGAGTTTGATCGTGCCCAGATCGTTTTCGCCGGGCTCGATGCGCCGTCGGAACCGCCCTTTGGGCCAGTCGGGCGTGTTGATGAATCCTGGCACCTCGTGCCAGGCTTGAAACTCGAATTCGCCAAGCGGCAGGCCGTGCAGCGCGAAGGTGCCGTCCGTCTGCGAGATTGCGAAGTAGGGATTGCCGCACGGCAGAATGTACGCCTTGTACCACGGTTGGATGTTCGAGGTCACTGGCTGTGGAAGCCCGTGGACCTGGCGAAACTTGTAGGTGGCTTCGTGCGCGGGTGCGAGCAACGGGTTCATGCCGGGCCCGCCGATCTCTGTGACATTAGCATTGATGGCAAAAGGGTCGCTGTTGCGAATCACTAATGTCTGTGCCGTCGTGAGCGCCAGAATATGCGGCTCGAAGCGTAATCCTTTCGATTCGAGCACTACCCGTGGCGGCAGGTCTCGCAAGCGCCTTGGATGCACCGGCACATTCTTGGTCCGGACAAAGAGAAGGACATTGCACAAACCTCCTTGTGCGTCCACCAGGAGCGTCTCATCCACCGGATTGGGCATCTTTCCCAGCCTGCCCGCGGGCACGACCAGCGGGGGAGGATCGGGGCGCGGCCCATCGTAGACGAATCGCCCGATGAGTGTCCCCCAGCGCGTGTCTTGTTGTGGCGGGGCGCCTCGCGCAACGACCGTGGAGAGGCAAACCAGCAGCAGAATAGGCGTGCTTCGCATGAGTCGCCCCGTGGTTCTTGTACCCCGTGCCGGACGCCATCGAGTTTAGTGTTCCGCGGCTGGCGATGCCAAAAAGAGATCCGCCGGGCAAGCCCGGCGGCTGAATAGGTCGAACGCCGCGGTTCGCGGACCGGCATGTACGCAAAAAAGCCGCCGAGCTTTTCGCCCGGCGGCTCTGTTTCGCATCACTTTTTCGAACGCAACGTTGCTTACGCGTCGTCGCGGCTGGCGGCCGCGGCTTGTTCGCGAAGCACAGCGCGGCGGCTGAGCTTGACGCGGTCCTGGTCGTCGATGGCGATGACCTTCACCAACATGGCATCGCCGATCTTGCACACGTCGTGCACGCTGTTGACGTATTCGTCCGACAGCTCGCTGATGTGTACCAGGCCGTCCTTGCCGGGCAGGATCTCGACGAACGCGCCGAAATCCTTGACGCTGGTGACGCGTCCTTCATACAGCTTGCCGACCGTGACACTCTCGGTCAGGGCCTCGACGCGACGCATGGCGCTCTCGGCCGCCGCGGCGTCGCTGCTGGCGATGGTCACGGTGCCGTCGTCCTCGACTTCGATCACGGCGCCCGTCGTCTCCTGGATGCCGCGGATCGTCTTGCCGCCCGGGCCGATCAACAGGCCGATCTTCTCGGGTGGAATCTTGGTCCGCAGCAGGCGCGGAGCCCAGGCCGAGATTTCGTCCCGCGGCTTGGGAATGGCCGTGAGCATCGCCCGCAAGATGTTGATCCGCGCTTCGCGCGACTGGGCCATGGTGGCCTTGATGATGTCGGAGCTGATGCCCGTGATCTTCAGGTCGAGCTGGATGCCGGTGATGCCATTCTGCGTCCCGGCGATCTTGAAATCCATGTCGCCGAAGTGATCCTCATCGCCGATGATGTCGGTGAGCAGGGTCCACTTGTCTTCGGTCTCCTTGACCAGGCCGACCGAAATGCCGGCCACCGGGTTGCGAATCTTCACGCCGGCGGCCATCAGGCCCAGCGTGGCGCCGCAGACCGAGGCCATCGAGCTCGAGCCGTTCGATTCCAGGATGTCCGAGATCACGCGCACCGTGTAGGGGAAATCCTCGGGGTCGGGCATGACCGGCTTCACGCTGCGCTCGGCCAGCGCGCCGTGGCCGATCTCGCGACGGCCGGGGCCGCGGATGGGACGCACCTCGCCGACCGAAAACGGCGGGAAGTTGTAGTCGAGCATGAACTTCTTCGAGTATTCCTCGATCAGGCCGTCCACGCGCTGCTCGTCACGGTTCGTGCCGAGCGTGATCGTGATCAAAGCCTGCGTCTCGCCACGTTGGAACACGGCCGAACCGTGTACGCGGGGCAGCACGTCGATCTCGCAGTGAATGGGACGCAGATCCTTGGTGCCGCGGCCGTCGGGACGCGTGCCCGACAGGATCAAATCGCGCACCACGTGCTCTTCGAGCTTGCCCCAGGCGCGTGAGAAGCTGGCCAGGGAAATCGCGCCCTCGGCCGTGGGGTCGGGAATGAGTTCCGCGAGCACCTTGGCTTTCAGCTCCGCCACGGCGTCGGCGCGGGCGTGCTTGCCCACGGTCTGCTTGGCGGCCTTAAAGGCCCCGTAGTAGGTGCCCTGCAGCCGCTCGTACACGCCGTCCGGCGCCGGAATCTCGTATTGCTTCTTCGTTGGGTTGACCTTGCGGACCAACTCTTCCTGTAGCTCGCAAATCTCGGCCACGATGCGATGGGCCTCGTTGATCGCCTCGAGCATTTCGGCTTCGGGCATCTCGCGGGCAAAGCCCTCGATCATGCACACCGCTTCCTTGCTGCCGGCTACGACCAGGTCGAGATCGCTCTCCTCCAGGTCATCTTGCGTGGGGAACGGCACCCACTGGCCGTTAATGCGCCCTAGTCGCACGGCGGCGACCGGTCCCTCGAACGGCAGAGGCGAAATGCCCAAGCAGGCGCTCGCGCCATTCATGGCCAACACGTCGGCATCATTCTGGCGATCGCTGGCGACGACAAAGGCCTGAATCTGCACTTCATCGTGAAACCATTCGGGAAACAACGGGCGAATCGGCCGATCCACCAGACGCGAGGTGAGCGTCTCTTTCATGGTCGGGCGACCTTCGCGCTTCAAGAAACCGCCGGGAAATTTGCCGGCCGCGGCGGTGCGCTCGCGATAATCGCAGGTGAGCGGGAAGAAATCGATGCCCGGCCGCGGTGGTCCCGTGGCAGCGGCGACCAGGACCACAGTCTCGCCATATTGAACAAGGCAACTGCCGGCGGCCTGCTTGGCCAGAAAGCCGGTCTCGAACGACAGGACGCTGGCTCCGATCTGCTTTTCAACACGTACTTTCAAGGTACTACATCCTTCCTCGTAGCGTCCCGAGCCATTCGCCCGCGCGCCGGCCTATGCGACCACCGCATAACAAGCGCGAAGAATGAC encodes:
- a CDS encoding sigma-54 dependent transcriptional regulator — protein: MDNDAAHAAAMAESLERVGYECTVTTSGAAGAAELEENVFDIVITDLVMTDIDGLEILKRAKESQPEAEVILVTGHGTVPSAVSAMQQGAYSYLLKPLDLGQLRAVTENAAANLRLRRTNADLHRRLDEKYGFEGVIGSSPKMNDVIQLLKRIAPTNATVLIQGETGTGKELVAQSIHQNSPRKNKQFVGLNCAALSENILESELFGHVRGAFTDASTDRVGKFEYANGGTLFLDEVGDMPMATQIKLLRVLENGEITRVGSNERIKVNVRILSATNRNLEKQITAGTFRSDLYHRLKVVTVVLPRLVERSQDIPLLIEHFMRQFAKRHDKPIKSMSTAARRRLMAFDWPGNVRQLRNVVESMVVVDYDGVLDIDDLPVELSGANEAAPESATPATGDNLGSLVGKPLTEIERLFIAETLKLTGGNREEAAEMLGIGERTLYRKIKEFHL
- a CDS encoding ATP-binding protein; the protein is MNRASQTSAADVNQKLVDQYTEIAQLAGGLAHEIKNPLSTIGLNIELLAEDLAGDDSPRARRALTKIGVVQRECQRLQDLLNDFLAFARVRKPRLESSDLNEEVRRLLDFFRPKASEAKIEVVTYLQTDLPGVLLDRETFQSALLNLVLNAQQAMPKGGQLVISTAVTSRGVALHLIDTGSGMDERTRSKIFDAFYTTKSGGSGLGLPIAKKIVEAHGGQIRVDSEPGRGTQFTIELPVPPRLGVQEIGGKE
- a CDS encoding CehA/McbA family metallohydrolase, translating into MRHLYPSLNLYRLPIALLIVGFMVGTRDASAADVIQLTEKSWDDAVPQGKEVDCIYGDWVLRNKQIVAVIAEALPKRNANMTVRNVGGCVIDLTERSRQSDQLSAYYPLNGQYALTGPDDAEKAGGSGAEKTLTFRGTSEDKRSTAEVIYALADDAHSLKIITRIKNVSAEPLELNLADAIRADGEFEFGTADDLGLFWAYDPYWRQGYGAMLLEPKSTFSPDAIKRGDKPVLSIKSKDAAAKLAPGETREVVRHLFPAANLIEVLALARELHKQPLVTVDLAVKDPDGVVVDADVEIKNSTGERLAHGRTSDKGRLAVRLPAGEYQAQVSALGQGSKAVTIYAERNASQTVELPPPGYVDAKITSPDGGITACKVQFSGRGDTKSPKFGPDSAVHGVRNVYYTENGKFRVPLAPGEYDVIVSYGPEYDAVFTTIKVAGGKVTPLAAQLKRSVDTTGWLSADFHSHSTPSGDNTASQAGRVLNLLAEHVEFAPCTEHNRITVYDPHLKAFDAVKRMLTCPGMEMTGRPLPLNHQNAFPLTPHPRTQDNGAPLSDVDPVVQIERLAMWENNSDKLVQVNHPNIVQMAFDKDLNGSPDGGFEKMFGFMDVIEVHPLPTIFTPPESVPNEREQGNTIFHWLQLLNLGYRVPGVVNTDAHWNFHGSGGLRNFIKSSTDVPAEASVMNLVHACEHGNIVMTNGPFLTVHAKAGEGNDTALVGEDLQAPGGKLTLAVRVQCPNWLEVNRVQIFVNGVADPKWNYSRRTHADKFHQATVVFDEELPIELPADAHLVVVAAGEGKELGPVVGPDQAKQMPTAVANPIFVDVDGGGFKPNGDMLGLPLPVGPDFKPSKPHKHEHKH
- a CDS encoding polyribonucleotide nucleotidyltransferase, which translates into the protein MKVRVEKQIGASVLSFETGFLAKQAAGSCLVQYGETVVLVAAATGPPRPGIDFFPLTCDYRERTAAAGKFPGGFLKREGRPTMKETLTSRLVDRPIRPLFPEWFHDEVQIQAFVVASDRQNDADVLAMNGASACLGISPLPFEGPVAAVRLGRINGQWVPFPTQDDLEESDLDLVVAGSKEAVCMIEGFAREMPEAEMLEAINEAHRIVAEICELQEELVRKVNPTKKQYEIPAPDGVYERLQGTYYGAFKAAKQTVGKHARADAVAELKAKVLAELIPDPTAEGAISLASFSRAWGKLEEHVVRDLILSGTRPDGRGTKDLRPIHCEIDVLPRVHGSAVFQRGETQALITITLGTNRDEQRVDGLIEEYSKKFMLDYNFPPFSVGEVRPIRGPGRREIGHGALAERSVKPVMPDPEDFPYTVRVISDILESNGSSSMASVCGATLGLMAAGVKIRNPVAGISVGLVKETEDKWTLLTDIIGDEDHFGDMDFKIAGTQNGITGIQLDLKITGISSDIIKATMAQSREARINILRAMLTAIPKPRDEISAWAPRLLRTKIPPEKIGLLIGPGGKTIRGIQETTGAVIEVEDDGTVTIASSDAAAAESAMRRVEALTESVTVGKLYEGRVTSVKDFGAFVEILPGKDGLVHISELSDEYVNSVHDVCKIGDAMLVKVIAIDDQDRVKLSRRAVLREQAAAASRDDA